Proteins found in one Phocoena sinus isolate mPhoSin1 chromosome 19, mPhoSin1.pri, whole genome shotgun sequence genomic segment:
- the LOC116744170 gene encoding zinc finger protein 211-like isoform X2: MAAAVLRDTPQGSVTFEDVVVYFSWEEWGLLDEAQRCLYHDVMLENFALVTSLGCWYGMEDEEAFSVQSVSVEPMSLGKTPTPDPSIQKTHPCEKCVMAGRDILYLPEYQGLHPGQKSYSCEACGKQFWFSPNSHQHQKHNDEKPFKRDIDRASFVTSYRFHVSGKTFTCEEVGRDFLAMLNLLQHQATLKGAKPQSSFRCGESFHSGKSHYKYSEYEKLFSYEYTLFQDEQLHTRESYYDCEKPFNQSSILINCQRPDTGARSYECSECGKSFSQSYRLIQHHRSHTAARPYKCNECGKAFSYKLRLVQHLQIHTKVRPYECGECGKSFSYSSTLIKHQRVHTGARPYKCGECGNSFSQSSNLIQHQKIHSGARPYKCSECGKSFSYKCKLVQHLRIHTGERPYECGECGKSFSHSSTLNQHQRIHTGARPYKCDECEKSFSQKSNLIQHRRVHTGEKPYECGECGKSFSQSSHIIQHRKLHTR; the protein is encoded by the exons GGTAGTGTGACCTTTGAAGACGTGGTAGTGTACTTCTCCTGGGAGGAGTGGGGGCTCCttgatgaggctcagagatgccTGTACCACGATGTCATGCTGGAGAACTTTGCACTTGTGACCTCACTGG GTTGTTGGTATGGAATGGAGGATGAGGAAGCATTTTCTGTGCAGAGTGTTTCTGTAGAACCAATGTCACTGGGCAAGACTCCAACTCCAGATCCATCCATTCAGAAGACTCACCCCTGTGAGAAGTGTGTCATGGCCGGGAGAGACATTTTGTATCTGCCTGAGTACCAAGGATTGCATCCTGGGCAGAAATCATACTCCTGTGAGGCATGTGGAAAACAATTTTGGTTCAGTCCAAACAGTCACCAGCACCAGAAGCACAATGATGAGAAGCCATTCAAAAGGGACATAGATAGGGCCTCATTTGTGACGAGCTACAGGTTCCATGTTTCAGGGAAGACCTTCACCTGCGAAGAAGTCGGGAGGGACTTCCTGGCTATGTTGAATCTTCTTCAGCATCAGGCCACTCTCAAAGGGGCAAAGCCACAGAGCAGCTTCAGGTGTGGGGAGTCCTTTCATAGCGGAAAAAGTCATTACAAGTATAGTGAGTATGAGAAATTGTTCAGCTATGAATACACACTTTTTCAGGATGAGCAACTTCACACTAGAGAAAGTTACTATGACTGTGAGAAACCCTTTAACCAAAGCTCCATCCTTATTAATTGCCAGAGACCTGACACAGGAGCAAGGtcttatgagtgcagtgaatgtgggaaatcctttagCCAAAGCTACAGACTCATTCAACACCACAGAAGTCACACTGCAGCAAGGCCTTATAAGtgcaatgaatgtgggaaagccttcagctACAAATTAAGACTTGTGCAGCACCTACAAATTCACACTAAAGTGAGGCCTTATGAGTGTGGCGAATGTGGGAAGTCCTTTAGCTACAGCTCCACTCTCATTAAACAccagagagttcacactggagCAAGGCCTTACAAGTGTGGTGAGTGTGGGAATTCCTTTAGCCAAAGCTCCAACCTCATTCAGCACCAGAAGATTCACAGTGGAGCGAGGCCTTATAAATGTAGTGAATGTGGAAAATCCTTCAGCTATAAATGCAAACTTGTGCAGCACCTGcgaattcacactggagaaaggccttatgagtgtggggaatgtgggaaatcctttagCCACAGCTCCACTCTTAATCAAcaccagagaattcacactggagcCAGACCATATAAGTGTGACGAGTGTGAGAAATCCTTTAGCCAAAAGTCCAACCTCATTCAGCACCGGAGAGTACACACAGGAGAAAAGCCTTATGAGTGTGGGGAATGTGGGAAGTCCTTTAGTCAAAGCTCCCACATCATTCAACACAGAAAACTTCACACCAGATAA
- the LOC116744170 gene encoding zinc finger protein OZF-like isoform X1, giving the protein MFLPVLHATLTASILQGGSLLLRAFRVPVLQSSSFINLILKTIQWPHSLVCLTHLCWGCPTTTKDNMHFTSISVLSGCWYGMEDEEAFSVQSVSVEPMSLGKTPTPDPSIQKTHPCEKCVMAGRDILYLPEYQGLHPGQKSYSCEACGKQFWFSPNSHQHQKHNDEKPFKRDIDRASFVTSYRFHVSGKTFTCEEVGRDFLAMLNLLQHQATLKGAKPQSSFRCGESFHSGKSHYKYSEYEKLFSYEYTLFQDEQLHTRESYYDCEKPFNQSSILINCQRPDTGARSYECSECGKSFSQSYRLIQHHRSHTAARPYKCNECGKAFSYKLRLVQHLQIHTKVRPYECGECGKSFSYSSTLIKHQRVHTGARPYKCGECGNSFSQSSNLIQHQKIHSGARPYKCSECGKSFSYKCKLVQHLRIHTGERPYECGECGKSFSHSSTLNQHQRIHTGARPYKCDECEKSFSQKSNLIQHRRVHTGEKPYECGECGKSFSQSSHIIQHRKLHTR; this is encoded by the coding sequence ATGTTTCTTCCTGTGCTGCATGCCACCCTGACAGCCTCCATCTTGCAAGGGGGCTCCCTACTTCTTAGGGCTTTCAGAGTCCCAGTACTGCAAAGCAGCTCTTTCATCAACCTCATATTGAAAACAATCCAATGGCCTCATTCTTTGGTGTGTCTGACACATTTGTGTTGGGGctgccccaccaccaccaaagacAACATGCATTTCACCAGCATTTCTGTGCTTTCAGGTTGTTGGTATGGAATGGAGGATGAGGAAGCATTTTCTGTGCAGAGTGTTTCTGTAGAACCAATGTCACTGGGCAAGACTCCAACTCCAGATCCATCCATTCAGAAGACTCACCCCTGTGAGAAGTGTGTCATGGCCGGGAGAGACATTTTGTATCTGCCTGAGTACCAAGGATTGCATCCTGGGCAGAAATCATACTCCTGTGAGGCATGTGGAAAACAATTTTGGTTCAGTCCAAACAGTCACCAGCACCAGAAGCACAATGATGAGAAGCCATTCAAAAGGGACATAGATAGGGCCTCATTTGTGACGAGCTACAGGTTCCATGTTTCAGGGAAGACCTTCACCTGCGAAGAAGTCGGGAGGGACTTCCTGGCTATGTTGAATCTTCTTCAGCATCAGGCCACTCTCAAAGGGGCAAAGCCACAGAGCAGCTTCAGGTGTGGGGAGTCCTTTCATAGCGGAAAAAGTCATTACAAGTATAGTGAGTATGAGAAATTGTTCAGCTATGAATACACACTTTTTCAGGATGAGCAACTTCACACTAGAGAAAGTTACTATGACTGTGAGAAACCCTTTAACCAAAGCTCCATCCTTATTAATTGCCAGAGACCTGACACAGGAGCAAGGtcttatgagtgcagtgaatgtgggaaatcctttagCCAAAGCTACAGACTCATTCAACACCACAGAAGTCACACTGCAGCAAGGCCTTATAAGtgcaatgaatgtgggaaagccttcagctACAAATTAAGACTTGTGCAGCACCTACAAATTCACACTAAAGTGAGGCCTTATGAGTGTGGCGAATGTGGGAAGTCCTTTAGCTACAGCTCCACTCTCATTAAACAccagagagttcacactggagCAAGGCCTTACAAGTGTGGTGAGTGTGGGAATTCCTTTAGCCAAAGCTCCAACCTCATTCAGCACCAGAAGATTCACAGTGGAGCGAGGCCTTATAAATGTAGTGAATGTGGAAAATCCTTCAGCTATAAATGCAAACTTGTGCAGCACCTGcgaattcacactggagaaaggccttatgagtgtggggaatgtgggaaatcctttagCCACAGCTCCACTCTTAATCAAcaccagagaattcacactggagcCAGACCATATAAGTGTGACGAGTGTGAGAAATCCTTTAGCCAAAAGTCCAACCTCATTCAGCACCGGAGAGTACACACAGGAGAAAAGCCTTATGAGTGTGGGGAATGTGGGAAGTCCTTTAGTCAAAGCTCCCACATCATTCAACACAGAAAACTTCACACCAGATAA
- the LOC116744170 gene encoding zinc finger protein 551-like isoform X3 yields MEDEEAFSVQSVSVEPMSLGKTPTPDPSIQKTHPCEKCVMAGRDILYLPEYQGLHPGQKSYSCEACGKQFWFSPNSHQHQKHNDEKPFKRDIDRASFVTSYRFHVSGKTFTCEEVGRDFLAMLNLLQHQATLKGAKPQSSFRCGESFHSGKSHYKYSEYEKLFSYEYTLFQDEQLHTRESYYDCEKPFNQSSILINCQRPDTGARSYECSECGKSFSQSYRLIQHHRSHTAARPYKCNECGKAFSYKLRLVQHLQIHTKVRPYECGECGKSFSYSSTLIKHQRVHTGARPYKCGECGNSFSQSSNLIQHQKIHSGARPYKCSECGKSFSYKCKLVQHLRIHTGERPYECGECGKSFSHSSTLNQHQRIHTGARPYKCDECEKSFSQKSNLIQHRRVHTGEKPYECGECGKSFSQSSHIIQHRKLHTR; encoded by the coding sequence ATGGAGGATGAGGAAGCATTTTCTGTGCAGAGTGTTTCTGTAGAACCAATGTCACTGGGCAAGACTCCAACTCCAGATCCATCCATTCAGAAGACTCACCCCTGTGAGAAGTGTGTCATGGCCGGGAGAGACATTTTGTATCTGCCTGAGTACCAAGGATTGCATCCTGGGCAGAAATCATACTCCTGTGAGGCATGTGGAAAACAATTTTGGTTCAGTCCAAACAGTCACCAGCACCAGAAGCACAATGATGAGAAGCCATTCAAAAGGGACATAGATAGGGCCTCATTTGTGACGAGCTACAGGTTCCATGTTTCAGGGAAGACCTTCACCTGCGAAGAAGTCGGGAGGGACTTCCTGGCTATGTTGAATCTTCTTCAGCATCAGGCCACTCTCAAAGGGGCAAAGCCACAGAGCAGCTTCAGGTGTGGGGAGTCCTTTCATAGCGGAAAAAGTCATTACAAGTATAGTGAGTATGAGAAATTGTTCAGCTATGAATACACACTTTTTCAGGATGAGCAACTTCACACTAGAGAAAGTTACTATGACTGTGAGAAACCCTTTAACCAAAGCTCCATCCTTATTAATTGCCAGAGACCTGACACAGGAGCAAGGtcttatgagtgcagtgaatgtgggaaatcctttagCCAAAGCTACAGACTCATTCAACACCACAGAAGTCACACTGCAGCAAGGCCTTATAAGtgcaatgaatgtgggaaagccttcagctACAAATTAAGACTTGTGCAGCACCTACAAATTCACACTAAAGTGAGGCCTTATGAGTGTGGCGAATGTGGGAAGTCCTTTAGCTACAGCTCCACTCTCATTAAACAccagagagttcacactggagCAAGGCCTTACAAGTGTGGTGAGTGTGGGAATTCCTTTAGCCAAAGCTCCAACCTCATTCAGCACCAGAAGATTCACAGTGGAGCGAGGCCTTATAAATGTAGTGAATGTGGAAAATCCTTCAGCTATAAATGCAAACTTGTGCAGCACCTGcgaattcacactggagaaaggccttatgagtgtggggaatgtgggaaatcctttagCCACAGCTCCACTCTTAATCAAcaccagagaattcacactggagcCAGACCATATAAGTGTGACGAGTGTGAGAAATCCTTTAGCCAAAAGTCCAACCTCATTCAGCACCGGAGAGTACACACAGGAGAAAAGCCTTATGAGTGTGGGGAATGTGGGAAGTCCTTTAGTCAAAGCTCCCACATCATTCAACACAGAAAACTTCACACCAGATAA
- the LOC116744171 gene encoding zinc finger protein 154-like has protein sequence MAAAALRNLPQGSVTFEDVAVYFSWEEWDLLDDAQRCLYHNVMLENLALITSLGCWHGAEDEEAPPEHSISVNRMSQVSTPKADVSTQKAHLCEICGPDLGDILHLTEHQRQKLYDIGAWEQQLYFSAKLQHQKQNIGEKCFRSNMDRASFMKDCKCFVSGKSLSHGESTYTREKSNRGTECGAAFHRGKTHYNSGECTEDFSCKHMLFQHQRVPTREKCYMCSECGKSFSKSYSLNDHWRVHTGEKPYECGECGKTFRQSSSLIQHRRVHTGARPHECDECGKLFSNKSNLIKHRRIHTGERPYECSECGKSFSESSALLQHRSVHTGERPYECSECGKFFTYHSSLIKHQRVHSGSRPYECSECGKSFTQNSSLIEHRRVHSGERPYKCSECGKSFSQSSALLQHRRVHTGERPYECSECGKFFTYSSSLLKHQRVHTGSRPYECSECGKSFTQNSSLIKHRRIHTGEKPYECSECGKSFSHSSSLIKHRRVHTG, from the exons atggcggcggcggcgctgaGGAACCTGCCTCAG GGCAGTGTGACCTTTGAGGATGTGGCCGTGTACTTCTCCTGGGAGGAATGGGATCTCCTTGATGATGCTCAGAGATGCCTGTACCACAACGTGATGCTGGAGAACTTGGCACTTATAACTTCCTTGG GTTGTTGGCATGGAGCAGAGGATGAAGAGGCACCTCCTGAACACAGCATTTCTGTAAATAGAATGTCACAGGTCAGTACTCCCAAGGCAGATGTGTCCACCCAAAAGGCCCATTTGTGTGAGATATGCGGCCCGGACTTGGGAGACATTTTGCACTTGACTGAGCACCAGAGGCAGAAACTGTATGATATTGGGGCATGGGAGCAGCAGTTGTATTTCAGTGCAAAACTTCAGCACCAAAAGCAGAACATTGGCGAGAAATGCTTCAGAAGCAACATGGACAGAGCCTCATTTATGAAAGACTGCAAATGTTTtgtgtcagggaagtccctttcccaTGGGGAGTCCACATACACCAGGGAGAAGTCAAACAGGGGAACTGAGTGTGGAGCTGCCTTTCACAGGGGGAAAACTCATTATAACTCTGGAGAATGTACTGAAGACTTTAGTTGCAAACACATGCTTTTTCAGCACCAAAGAGTCCCCACTAGAGAAAAATGCTACATGTGCAGcgaatgtgggaaatcttttagCAAAAGCTACAGCCTCAATGACCATTGGAGAGTTCATACTGGGGAAAAGCCTTATGAGTGTGGGGAATGTGGGAAAACCTTTAGGCAAAGCTCTAGCCTCATTCAACACCGGAGAGTTCACACTGGAGCGAGGCCTCATGAGTGTGACGAATGTGGAAAATTATTTAGCAACAAATCCAACCTCATTAAACATCGGAGAATTCATACTGGGGAAAGGCCATATGAGtgtagtgaatgtgggaaatcctttagTGAAAGCTCTGCACTCCTTCAACACCGGAgtgttcacactggagaaaggccttatgagtgcagtgagtGTGGGAAATTCTTTACCTACCACTCCAGTCTTATAAAACACCAGAGAGTTCACTCTGGATCAAGGCCCTATGAGTGCAGTGAATGCGGAAAATCCTTTACTCAAAACTCTAGCCTCATTGAACACCGTAGAGTTCATAGTGGAGAAAGGCCTTATAAGTGCAGcgaatgtgggaaatcttttagCCAAAGCTCTGCACTTCTGCAACATCggagagttcacactggagaaaggccttatgagtgcagcgAATGTGGGAAATTCTTTACTTACAGCTCCAGTCTCTTGAAACAccagagagttcacactggaTCAAGGCCTTATGAGtgtagtgaatgtgggaaatcctttaCTCAAAACTCCAGCCTCATTAAACACAggagaattcacactggagaaaagccTTACGAGTGCAGcgaatgtgggaaatcttttagCCATAGCTCCAGCCTCATTAAACACCGAAGAGTTCACACTGGTTAA